From uncultured Desulfobacter sp.:
TGATTAACCTTGAATGGCCTGTTCAAAGGGTTCAAGGCCAATACGATCAATCATTTTTCCGAGGCGCTCCCCTTTTTTGGCATTTTCTTTGTAATATTCAACAATCCGATTAGAGGCATCCATTGCCTGTTCCGTGCTCAGTCCTTCAGCCACTTTTTGGGCAATCCTGGGACTCATACCCACGTTGCCGCCAATAACAAGGACCCAGCCGTTTGCTTCGCCGATAAGCCCGATGTCCCTGACCCAGGATTCGGCGCAGGACAGCTTGCACCCCGATACCGCTATTTTGAATTTACCCGGCAGTTCCATGGCATGGTATTGTTTGTCCATTTCCATACCCACGCCCAGAGCATCCTGTTTGCCGAGTTTGCAGAAGGTGGTTCCTGGACAGGCGCGGACCGAGCGGATACACATGCCCACGGCTGCACCCTTGTCAAGTCCCAGATCCTGCCATGCCGAATCAATGTCCTCTTCCTTGAGCCCTACAATAGTAATACGGGTGGCCCCGGTGAGCTTGAGCGCTTGGGCTTCGTATTTTTCGGCCACATCAGCAATTTTTCTGAGCATTTCCGGTGTAACAACCCCGCAGGGAATGTGAGGGGCAATGGCATAGGTCTTGTTGTCATTCTGGAGAATGGCTCCCTTTTCACCAAGTTTAAGCATGTATTCCGTCCTTTTAAAATTAAATTTATAGAAGATGGTGCGTTAATAGAACATTATGTAATAAATAAAAACGACCTTGGGTGTTGTCAAGGCAGTTGATTTCACCCGGATGTAGTTTGCACGATCATTGCTTTTTAACTTATAACCTGCCCAGAGGGCTCTTTACACCTTATCCCCGCGATTAAGTACATGGGTGTAAATTATGCTTGTGGAGGCATCTTTATGGCCGAGCAGTAAAAGGGGGGGGGTAAAGATAAAGGGGCAAGTCTGTTTTTGACTGGTGATATGGAAAGTTGTTTTTACAAAACAAGTTCAAAATATGGATACATTATGAATAAGTTCGCCATTTTATCCGCGGTATTTAACCGGCTAAACGACAACAACATACTAACCAGATGCGGCATCTAATCATGATTTGCCACCCACGACGCCCAAATGGTGTCCGCGGCGGTTTGTGCCCCGCCCTGTTTTTGTAAAATATAATGATTCACCGCATCAATACGGGTTTTCCGGTCTCCGGATTTAACCAGGTGTCTGCACATGGTTTTAACCGCATGCTGCCGGTTTTTACACCGGGTTACGGCACCCGTATTGAAGATTTCTTCTCCCACCCAGGCAAAATCCTGCCAGTGGGGGCCGATTATTGTGGGAATGCCTAAGCCTGCAGGTTCCATGAAATTTTGACCTCCTAATGGCGCAAGACTCCCGCCCACAAAAACCACCTTGGCATGGCTGTAAGCCTGGTGCAGCTCTCCAAATTTGTCCCACAGGATAATGGCCGGGCCGGTTAGAGCGGATGATATCTGTGAACTTTTGTAAACCTTGAGGCCGTTTTTTTCTAATTTTTTTAAAAATGGCGCTATTCGGTGCATATGTCTGGGGAACAGGGCAATAATCTGGTTCGGCACCTTTTTTAATAAAATTTTTATCATGTCAATGATCTGCGTTTCTTCCTGACGGCGGAAGGAGGCAAAAATAGACAGGGGCAGTTCCCGAGGTACAATTGCAGCTAAGGCTGAAGCTTTGCCGGCCGTGTTTTGAGCCGTCATACGGTCAAATTTGATGTTGTCCATGGTCTCAACACGGGTGTGAGAAAATATCTGGGAAAATCTTTTGGCGTCTCTGGCAGATATCGCCAGGATACGATCCGGGCCAAAAGATCGCCAGAACGCTTTGGTGAGTCTGTAATTCCGGCCGCTTTTCCGGGATAACCTGCCGTTGATGAGCAATACGGTGGTATGATTTTTTTTTAACGCATAAAGATGGGCCGGCCACAGTTCGGTCTCCAGCAAAACCATGACAGCAGGATTAACCTGTTGCACTGCTTTGTTCATGGCCTTTGGGCTGTCAAAGGGAAATATATCAACGCAGAGGCTGATATGGGGTGAAAATTTTTTTGCTGACAGCGCTTGTGTCAGAATTTCCATACCCTGATCCGTGGTTGTGGTCAACAGTATGGTGACCGGTCTGTCCGGATTAAGAGCCTTTATGATGGATACGGTAAGAAAAGCCTCCCCGGCCGATGCTGCTTGTATCCATATATCTGCCGGTTGAAGGTGAACCGGATTTATACGCCTTTCAACGGTTGGGGCAAGTCTTGGATGCCGTTTTAAAAAAGGCAGGGCCGCACCCCACAGGATATTGTAAAATTTAAAAAAATTGGGTATAAAAGCACACTTTGTCATGGGAAGCTATGCTCTCATGTTTTTTGGTACTTGACAATAGAATCTGTAAAGCAATTGCCCCGCCCATGAAATCAAAAAAAACCAGATTGTCTAAAGAACGCAGGCAAAAAATTATCCGGATGGTGTTTGCACACTGGAAAAAACTTACCTTGGCGGCCTTATGTATGGTGGTGGTGGCAGGTGCCAACGGTACCATGGCCCTGCTGGTTAAACCTGTTCTTGATGATATTTTTATTGCCAAAGACAATACCAAGTTATTGCTCATCCCCGGCCTTGCCGTCCTGGTATTTTTTCTAAAAGGCGCCGGTTCATACGGGTCGGAATACCTGATGAATCATGTGGGACAGCGTATTATCCGAGATTTCAGGGACAGCCTTTATGAAAAGATCATGAATCTGCCCATTGCATATATCCACAAAGAAAAGACCGGGGCGCTCATGTCCCGGATTACCAATGATGTCAATATTATCAAAGGCATGGTGTCCACTGCCGTTATCAGTCTATTCCGGGATTCTTTTTCTGTTGTGGCATTTTTGTTTGTTATTTTTTACCGGGACTGGCAACTTGCATTAGGTGCCTTTATTGTCCTGCCCATTGCCTTTTATCCCATCGTCCTGTTTGGCAAAAGAATCCGGAAGTTTTCCACAGGATCCCAGGAAACCATGGCAGATCTTAACGCCTTTCTGCA
This genomic window contains:
- a CDS encoding NAD(P)/FAD-dependent oxidoreductase, whose amino-acid sequence is MLKLGEKGAILQNDNKTYAIAPHIPCGVVTPEMLRKIADVAEKYEAQALKLTGATRITIVGLKEEDIDSAWQDLGLDKGAAVGMCIRSVRACPGTTFCKLGKQDALGVGMEMDKQYHAMELPGKFKIAVSGCKLSCAESWVRDIGLIGEANGWVLVIGGNVGMSPRIAQKVAEGLSTEQAMDASNRIVEYYKENAKKGERLGKMIDRIGLEPFEQAIQG
- a CDS encoding glycosyltransferase N-terminal domain-containing protein is translated as MTKCAFIPNFFKFYNILWGAALPFLKRHPRLAPTVERRINPVHLQPADIWIQAASAGEAFLTVSIIKALNPDRPVTILLTTTTDQGMEILTQALSAKKFSPHISLCVDIFPFDSPKAMNKAVQQVNPAVMVLLETELWPAHLYALKKNHTTVLLINGRLSRKSGRNYRLTKAFWRSFGPDRILAISARDAKRFSQIFSHTRVETMDNIKFDRMTAQNTAGKASALAAIVPRELPLSIFASFRRQEETQIIDMIKILLKKVPNQIIALFPRHMHRIAPFLKKLEKNGLKVYKSSQISSALTGPAIILWDKFGELHQAYSHAKVVFVGGSLAPLGGQNFMEPAGLGIPTIIGPHWQDFAWVGEEIFNTGAVTRCKNRQHAVKTMCRHLVKSGDRKTRIDAVNHYILQKQGGAQTAADTIWASWVANHD